The following are encoded in a window of Caldicellulosiruptor danielii genomic DNA:
- a CDS encoding class II aldolase/adducin family protein, with product MKKYFERVDEMEKSKNLHELVWLCKTIGRKIDYVQGGGGNISVKLDSHYMAIKASGFRLDQVTENDGYVIVDYQKIKSFYENVNLSQNKDYDKESLDIAQKSSLSFPGKVLRPSVEVGFHSVLDRYVIHSHSVYVNILACSREGRQLCYRIFKDENFNFIWLPYINPGFLLTIEIVNQLKKFPPADKRPKVIFMENHGLIVSSDNLKEAYDVHEKVNLLIKRWFKIRGRYPSAVLKQIGDNKYQSKTRFILDFIKSEKFDVVLFERYPLYPDQLVYVNSNLYTENPKIEIDLQKGKVVYNAAYSEAIATEETLLAYLYVIAKINKFGLTIKTMSEDEMEYIKNWESEKYRKELLKKMVK from the coding sequence GTGAAAAAATATTTTGAAAGGGTTGATGAGATGGAAAAAAGTAAAAATTTGCATGAGCTTGTATGGCTGTGCAAGACAATTGGCAGAAAGATTGACTATGTTCAGGGTGGCGGGGGAAATATTTCTGTAAAGCTTGATTCTCACTATATGGCGATAAAAGCGTCTGGTTTTAGGCTTGACCAGGTGACAGAAAATGACGGGTATGTGATTGTAGACTATCAAAAAATAAAAAGCTTTTATGAGAATGTCAATCTTTCACAGAATAAAGACTATGATAAAGAAAGTCTTGATATTGCTCAAAAAAGTAGTTTAAGTTTTCCTGGGAAAGTTTTAAGACCATCGGTAGAGGTAGGGTTTCACTCAGTCCTTGATAGGTATGTCATCCACTCTCATTCTGTATACGTTAATATCTTGGCTTGTTCACGTGAAGGCAGGCAGCTGTGCTACCGAATTTTTAAAGATGAAAATTTTAACTTTATCTGGTTACCTTATATCAATCCTGGTTTTTTATTGACTATTGAAATTGTAAACCAGCTAAAAAAGTTTCCACCCGCAGATAAAAGACCAAAGGTAATCTTCATGGAAAATCATGGACTTATTGTGTCTTCAGATAATTTGAAAGAAGCCTATGATGTGCACGAAAAGGTTAACCTTTTGATAAAAAGGTGGTTCAAAATAAGAGGGCGATATCCTTCTGCTGTGCTAAAACAAATTGGGGATAACAAATACCAGAGCAAAACAAGGTTTATCTTGGATTTTATAAAGTCAGAAAAGTTTGATGTTGTACTATTTGAAAGATATCCTCTTTATCCTGACCAGCTTGTTTATGTAAACTCAAATCTGTATACAGAAAATCCAAAGATAGAAATAGATTTACAAAAAGGCAAGGTTGTTTACAATGCTGCCTATTCAGAGGCAATTGCAACTGAAGAGACTTTGCTTGCTTATCTTTATGTGATAGCCAAAATAAACAAGTTTGGTCTTACTATAAAAACTATGTCAGAGGATGAAATGGAGTATATCAAAAACTGGGAGAGCGAAAAATATAGAAAAGAACTACTAAAGAAAATGGTAAAATAA
- a CDS encoding PHP domain-containing protein: MAQVVFELEKDLNHENKERRLETLSKFFELVRQGKIVLPPKNSVTNNHIHTFFSFSPYSPSKAIYMAAKSGLPTAGIMDHDTIAGSIEFICAGKIAGIATTIGVECRADFSKTLLSNKKINNPDQHSIAYVAIHGIPHNKIETVMNFFKPYIERRMKRNRLMVENINNLLSKYEIALDFEKDVVSISKYKEGGTVTERHILFALAKKLIERVGKGKKLINFLKDELKIEISKKVEGLLSDEQNPFYEYDLLGLLKSDFTPKFYINATDECPDIKDVVEFSKDIGAILAYAYLGDVIESVTGDKRSEKFEDDYLELLFEVLNELGIKAVTYMPSRNTLTQLKRVKYLCDRYNFLQISGEDINSPRPKFYMWSIKAG; the protein is encoded by the coding sequence ATGGCACAAGTTGTGTTTGAGCTTGAAAAAGATCTAAATCATGAAAATAAGGAGAGAAGACTTGAAACTCTCTCAAAGTTCTTTGAGCTTGTCAGGCAAGGCAAGATTGTCCTGCCACCAAAAAATAGCGTCACTAACAATCACATACATACATTTTTCTCATTTTCACCATATTCTCCTTCAAAGGCAATCTACATGGCGGCAAAAAGCGGTCTTCCAACTGCAGGTATAATGGACCATGATACCATAGCAGGTAGCATTGAATTTATTTGTGCCGGTAAAATAGCAGGTATTGCAACAACCATAGGGGTTGAGTGCAGAGCTGACTTTTCAAAAACTTTGCTCTCAAACAAGAAGATAAATAATCCTGACCAGCATTCTATTGCATATGTTGCAATTCATGGAATTCCTCATAACAAAATTGAAACTGTAATGAACTTTTTCAAGCCATATATCGAAAGAAGGATGAAAAGAAATAGGCTGATGGTGGAAAACATTAATAATCTTCTTTCAAAGTACGAAATTGCTTTGGATTTTGAAAAGGATGTTGTAAGTATTTCAAAATATAAAGAAGGGGGTACTGTTACAGAAAGACACATACTTTTTGCTCTTGCAAAAAAACTCATTGAAAGAGTTGGCAAGGGAAAGAAATTGATAAATTTTCTTAAAGACGAATTGAAAATTGAGATTAGCAAAAAGGTAGAAGGTCTTCTCAGCGATGAGCAAAACCCTTTTTATGAATATGACCTGTTAGGTCTTCTAAAAAGTGATTTTACTCCAAAGTTCTATATAAATGCCACGGATGAGTGCCCAGATATAAAAGATGTTGTTGAGTTTTCAAAAGACATAGGTGCAATACTTGCATACGCCTACCTTGGTGATGTTATTGAATCTGTCACAGGCGATAAAAGAAGTGAAAAATTTGAAGATGATTATCTTGAGCTTTTGTTTGAGGTCTTAAACGAGCTTGGCATAAAAGCAGTAACATACATGCCATCAAGAAATACTCTTACTCAGCTAAAAAGAGTCAAATATCTTTGCGATAGGTATAATTTTCTTCAGATAAGTGGGGAAGACATAAATTCACCCCGCCCAAAGTTTTATATGTGGAGCATTAAAGCAGGATGA
- the srlD gene encoding sorbitol-6-phosphate dehydrogenase, translating into MNCRRLEGQVAIVTGAAQGLGEALARRLDKEGCKVVVADINLEGAQKVASELSCAIAVKCDVTNEQEVEAMVDKTIETFGQLDLMVANAGILIAKPITEFSLAEWKKVIDVNLIGYFLCARAAARVMIPRRKGNIIQINSKSGKKGSYKNSAYSASKFGGIGLTQSLALELAEYGIRVNAICPGNLLDSPLWVNSLYEQYSKNQGLTPEQIREKYLNQVPLRRACTYDDVANVLVFLASDEASYMTGQAINVTGGQEMR; encoded by the coding sequence ATGAACTGCAGGAGATTAGAAGGCCAGGTTGCGATTGTCACAGGGGCTGCTCAGGGACTCGGTGAAGCACTTGCAAGAAGGCTTGACAAAGAAGGATGCAAGGTAGTTGTTGCGGATATAAACTTGGAAGGTGCTCAGAAAGTTGCAAGCGAGCTATCTTGTGCCATTGCTGTAAAGTGTGATGTTACAAACGAACAAGAGGTTGAAGCAATGGTCGACAAGACAATTGAAACTTTTGGTCAGCTTGATTTGATGGTTGCAAATGCTGGAATACTGATTGCAAAGCCTATTACAGAATTTTCGCTTGCTGAGTGGAAAAAGGTAATCGATGTAAACCTCATTGGATATTTCTTGTGTGCAAGAGCCGCAGCAAGGGTTATGATTCCTCGCCGAAAGGGAAATATAATACAGATTAATAGTAAGTCCGGAAAGAAGGGTTCATACAAAAACTCTGCATATTCTGCATCTAAGTTTGGGGGAATTGGTCTTACACAGAGCTTGGCACTTGAGCTTGCAGAGTATGGGATTAGAGTAAACGCAATATGTCCAGGGAATCTTCTTGACTCGCCTTTGTGGGTAAACAGTCTTTATGAACAGTACTCCAAAAACCAAGGACTTACACCAGAACAGATTAGAGAAAAGTATTTGAACCAGGTGCCGCTCAGGCGCGCATGCACATATGACGATGTTGCAAATGTGCTCGTATTTTTAGCATCTGATGAGGCAAGCTACATGACAGGGCAGGCTATAAATGTAACAGGTGGTCAGGAAATGAGATAA
- the lipB gene encoding lipoyl(octanoyl) transferase LipB: MCINVCYLGKVEYQEALSIQENIWSLRVEKKIDDTLLLLEHPPVITMGRRGSKKNILVSEEFLEKIGVKVFEVSRGGDVTYHGPGQLVGYPIFDLALTDRDIKKFVYLLEEVFIRLLKDQFGIKAHRDENKYTGVWVENNKIVAIGIAVKKWVTMHGFAFNVNTNLDHFLWIVPCGLRDRGVTSLERLVGSKVLFEDVMNKVQTYFGDVFGKSLKILSKEELFDLLKIRTQEGMKR; the protein is encoded by the coding sequence GTGTGTATAAATGTCTGTTATTTGGGAAAGGTAGAATATCAGGAAGCTCTTTCAATTCAAGAGAACATTTGGTCTTTGAGGGTAGAAAAGAAGATTGATGATACACTGCTGCTGCTTGAACATCCACCTGTTATCACAATGGGAAGACGTGGCAGTAAGAAAAATATCCTTGTGTCAGAGGAGTTTTTAGAGAAGATAGGTGTCAAAGTATTTGAGGTAAGCCGTGGTGGTGATGTGACATATCACGGTCCTGGTCAGCTTGTAGGATACCCAATTTTTGATTTGGCTTTAACAGATAGAGACATAAAAAAATTTGTGTATCTTTTAGAAGAGGTTTTTATAAGGCTTTTAAAAGACCAGTTTGGAATTAAAGCGCACAGGGATGAAAACAAATACACCGGCGTTTGGGTTGAAAATAACAAGATAGTTGCCATAGGCATAGCAGTTAAAAAGTGGGTAACCATGCACGGGTTTGCTTTCAATGTAAATACAAATCTTGATCACTTTTTGTGGATTGTCCCGTGCGGGCTGAGAGACAGGGGTGTTACATCCTTAGAAAGACTGGTTGGAAGCAAAGTTTTGTTTGAAGATGTAATGAACAAGGTTCAGACTTATTTTGGAGACGTTTTCGGCAAGAGTTTGAAAATATTGAGCAAGGAAGAACTTTTTGATTTACTGAAAATTCGAACCCAAGAAGGTATGAAAAGATGA
- the lipA gene encoding lipoyl synthase: MSYAKKPDWLRIRIKSNQKIDDVLEILKRFSLHTVCEQAQCPNIYECFSRKTATFLIMGDVCTRNCTFCDVKKGNPKELSTDEPGMVAEAVAALGLEYVVITSVTRDDLEDGGASHFAQCIRSIKGKSPHTKIEILIPDFKGNFESVLKVTQALPDVVAHNIETIERLYPCVRPLADYKRSLNVLRMVKEIDKNVFTKSGIMVGLGETKDEVKGVLEDLRKAECDFVTIGQYLSPSKNHHPVFEFVHPDVFEEYKEFAISIGFKFVMSGPLVRSSYMAENAKDIIESIRRI, encoded by the coding sequence ATGAGCTATGCAAAAAAGCCTGATTGGTTGAGAATAAGAATAAAGTCAAACCAAAAAATAGATGATGTTTTAGAAATTTTGAAAAGATTTTCTCTTCACACGGTATGTGAACAAGCTCAGTGTCCAAACATTTATGAGTGCTTTTCAAGAAAAACTGCTACTTTTTTGATTATGGGAGATGTATGTACAAGAAATTGCACTTTTTGTGATGTAAAGAAAGGGAATCCAAAGGAGCTAAGTACAGATGAACCAGGGATGGTTGCTGAGGCTGTAGCAGCACTTGGGCTTGAGTATGTTGTCATAACCTCTGTTACGAGGGATGATTTAGAAGATGGAGGAGCTTCTCACTTTGCTCAGTGCATAAGAAGCATAAAAGGAAAAAGCCCACACACAAAGATTGAGATTCTAATTCCTGACTTTAAAGGTAATTTTGAATCAGTTTTAAAGGTTACGCAAGCATTACCCGATGTTGTTGCACACAACATAGAGACCATCGAAAGGTTATATCCCTGCGTAAGACCTCTGGCAGATTATAAGAGGTCGCTTAATGTCTTGAGGATGGTAAAAGAGATTGATAAAAATGTGTTTACAAAATCGGGTATTATGGTTGGACTTGGTGAGACAAAAGATGAAGTTAAAGGGGTGCTTGAAGACTTAAGAAAAGCAGAGTGTGATTTTGTAACAATAGGACAGTATCTATCTCCTTCCAAAAATCACCACCCTGTTTTTGAGTTTGTTCATCCTGATGTCTTTGAAGAGTACAAAGAATTTGCAATTTCAATAGGATTTAAGTTTGTTATGTCAGGTCCTCTTGTGAGAAGTTCATATATGGCAGAGAATGCAAAAGATATAATTGAAAGTATCCGCAGAATATAA
- a CDS encoding dihydrolipoamide acetyltransferase family protein: MAVPVIMPKQGQTVESCIITKWHKKRGEKVEVGELLFSYETDKASFDEEAKVSGVLLDIFFEEGEEVPVLTNVCVIGEPGENVEKFNPKASLESKKDEVLDLQVSDRVETMEIEEKIPNTSIQTEGKAKISPRAKNLAEKLNVDFRFAKPSGPDGRIIERDILKLFESGPVYTSAAKQKAKEIEDAQILEPTGIGGRITTFDIERTKQESQISKTSESSVIVAGYEDVPLSNIRKAIAKAMYLSLTTTAQLTLHTSFDATKVLEFRKKVKENRDKLGLEDITINDIILFAVSRVLPKHKSLNSHFLDDKMRYFKNVHLGFAVDTERGLMVPTIFNCNQKSLSQISKEAKELIGLCRKGKISPDLLKGATFTVTNLGSFGIESFTPVLNPPQTGILGVNTIVQRPKEEDGQIKFYPAMGLSLTFDHRALDGADAARFLKDLKEFLENFDLLVVL, translated from the coding sequence ATGGCGGTACCTGTGATAATGCCCAAACAGGGGCAGACTGTTGAGAGTTGTATAATTACAAAGTGGCACAAGAAAAGAGGCGAAAAGGTTGAGGTTGGCGAACTTTTATTTTCTTACGAGACTGACAAGGCAAGCTTTGATGAGGAAGCAAAGGTAAGCGGTGTGCTTCTTGACATTTTCTTTGAAGAAGGTGAAGAGGTTCCTGTCTTGACAAATGTGTGTGTGATTGGTGAACCTGGCGAGAATGTAGAAAAGTTCAATCCAAAAGCATCTTTGGAGTCTAAAAAAGATGAGGTTTTGGATTTACAGGTATCTGACCGGGTGGAGACGATGGAAATTGAAGAAAAAATACCAAACACTTCTATACAAACTGAAGGAAAAGCAAAAATTTCGCCCAGGGCAAAGAACTTAGCTGAAAAGCTAAATGTTGACTTTAGGTTTGCAAAACCTTCAGGGCCAGATGGAAGAATAATTGAAAGAGACATTTTAAAACTTTTTGAGTCAGGCCCTGTGTATACAAGTGCGGCAAAGCAGAAAGCAAAAGAAATTGAAGATGCTCAGATTTTAGAGCCAACTGGCATTGGTGGTAGAATTACAACCTTTGACATTGAAAGGACAAAGCAGGAAAGCCAGATATCAAAAACTTCGGAGTCTTCTGTAATTGTTGCAGGATATGAAGATGTGCCGCTTTCGAATATCAGAAAGGCTATTGCAAAGGCTATGTATCTATCACTTACCACAACAGCTCAGCTAACATTACATACATCATTTGACGCAACTAAGGTTCTTGAGTTTAGAAAGAAAGTAAAAGAAAATAGAGATAAACTGGGGCTTGAGGATATCACAATAAACGACATAATCCTATTTGCTGTCTCAAGGGTTTTGCCAAAACACAAGTCGCTCAATAGCCATTTTTTGGATGATAAAATGAGATATTTCAAGAATGTTCATCTCGGGTTTGCAGTTGACACAGAGCGTGGTCTTATGGTGCCAACAATATTCAATTGTAACCAAAAGAGTTTGAGCCAAATCTCAAAAGAAGCAAAGGAGCTAATTGGCCTTTGCAGAAAAGGAAAAATTTCACCAGATCTTTTAAAAGGAGCGACATTCACTGTCACTAACTTGGGAAGCTTTGGCATAGAAAGTTTTACACCTGTCCTAAATCCTCCTCAAACAGGGATTTTAGGTGTAAATACAATTGTTCAAAGGCCTAAGGAAGAAGATGGACAGATAAAGTTCTATCCTGCAATGGGGCTATCACTAACATTTGACCACAGAGCGTTAGATGGAGCCGATGCAGCAAGGTTTTTGAAAGATTTAAAGGAGTTTTTGGAAAACTTTGATTTACTTGTGGTACTCTGA
- a CDS encoding DeoR/GlpR family DNA-binding transcription regulator, translated as MNGFRKQKILDILEQKGEIQLQKLKEFFPDVSTMTLRRDLIALEKEGHLIRTHGGAISTKKLWQLTGQEDEYSKRAQENIEAKMKIANIAKGLVEKNRSIYFDAGSTIMCLAKILDSDNFTIITSGLNIALELVKKKNVFVAMLGGIVNSNTLSVSGPNAIFSLDKMNIDIAFMSASGFCLGTGFSVSNAYEGELKRRIIKRSQKVVMLMDTSKVGKNMPFSYARLDEIDIWVCEKQLPEDIEKAARESDVEILY; from the coding sequence GTGAATGGTTTTAGAAAACAAAAAATACTGGATATATTAGAGCAAAAAGGAGAAATCCAGCTTCAGAAACTCAAAGAGTTTTTTCCAGACGTATCAACCATGACGCTGCGGCGCGATTTGATTGCGCTTGAAAAGGAAGGGCACCTCATTCGGACACATGGTGGTGCTATTAGCACAAAAAAGTTGTGGCAACTAACTGGTCAGGAAGACGAATATTCAAAGCGTGCCCAGGAAAATATTGAAGCAAAGATGAAGATTGCAAATATTGCAAAGGGTCTTGTTGAAAAGAACAGGTCAATATATTTTGACGCAGGTTCCACCATCATGTGTCTTGCTAAAATCCTCGATAGTGACAACTTCACAATCATTACAAGCGGACTTAACATTGCACTTGAACTTGTGAAGAAGAAAAACGTGTTTGTTGCGATGCTTGGAGGGATTGTCAACAGCAACACCTTGTCAGTGTCAGGGCCGAACGCTATATTTTCTCTTGATAAAATGAACATTGACATTGCTTTTATGAGCGCCTCAGGGTTTTGCCTTGGAACAGGATTTAGTGTTTCAAATGCATATGAAGGTGAACTCAAGAGAAGGATAATTAAGCGAAGTCAGAAAGTAGTTATGCTTATGGATACTTCTAAAGTAGGCAAAAACATGCCGTTTTCGTACGCAAGGCTTGATGAGATTGACATATGGGTTTGTGAGAAACAACTTCCTGAAGACATTGAAAAGGCTGCCCGTGAAAGTGATGTTGAGATTTTATATTAA
- a CDS encoding L-rhamnose isomerase gives MSLDCEKILADYESAKEVYKDFGVDTDEVLNKMKGISISLHCWQGDDVTGFEEATRGLGGGGILATGNYFGRARNGDELRSDLEFAMSLIPGKHKVNLHAIYSETNGKKVDRDELSIDHFEKWIKWAKEKDIGLDFNPTFFAHPKAQSGYTLSSTDRDVRKFWIKHGIKSREIASQIGKELKKTCINNIWIPDGSKDFTAKRYEHRKILKESLDEIFTASVDRTYLVDSVESKLFGIGSEAFVVGSHEFYMGYVFTSKHDIAICFDLGHFHPTESVADKISSVLAFSKKVLLHLSRGMRWDSDHVVVLNDEVVSVSQEVKRADAFDRVFFALDFFDASINRITAWVTGARAALKSILYALLEPTHLLNEAENEGDFGKRLALLEEFKTLPFGAVWNKFCYESGVPVGSSWLDKVKEYEDKVLKSRI, from the coding sequence ATGAGCTTAGATTGCGAAAAAATTCTTGCCGATTATGAAAGTGCGAAAGAGGTTTACAAAGACTTTGGTGTTGACACAGATGAAGTTTTAAACAAGATGAAAGGGATTAGTATTTCGCTTCATTGCTGGCAGGGCGATGATGTGACAGGGTTTGAAGAAGCAACAAGAGGCTTGGGCGGTGGTGGAATTTTAGCAACAGGAAACTATTTTGGAAGAGCAAGAAACGGTGATGAACTCAGGTCTGATTTAGAGTTTGCTATGAGCCTTATTCCTGGCAAGCACAAGGTAAATCTTCATGCTATATATTCTGAGACAAATGGGAAAAAGGTTGACAGAGATGAGCTTTCAATTGACCACTTCGAAAAGTGGATCAAGTGGGCAAAAGAAAAGGATATAGGGCTTGATTTTAATCCCACATTTTTTGCTCATCCAAAGGCACAGTCTGGATACACACTCTCAAGCACAGATAGAGATGTCAGAAAGTTTTGGATAAAGCACGGGATAAAGTCAAGAGAGATTGCATCCCAAATAGGGAAAGAATTAAAAAAGACCTGTATAAATAACATTTGGATTCCTGATGGGTCGAAAGACTTTACAGCAAAGAGGTATGAACACAGGAAGATTTTGAAAGAGTCTTTAGATGAGATATTTACTGCATCTGTTGACAGAACTTATCTTGTTGATTCTGTTGAGAGCAAGCTTTTCGGAATTGGGTCTGAGGCATTTGTTGTTGGTTCTCATGAATTTTACATGGGCTATGTTTTTACAAGCAAGCACGACATAGCAATCTGTTTTGACCTTGGACATTTCCACCCAACGGAAAGTGTGGCTGACAAGATTTCGTCAGTTTTAGCATTTTCAAAGAAAGTTCTTTTGCATTTGAGCCGTGGTATGAGGTGGGACAGCGACCATGTTGTTGTGCTAAACGATGAAGTGGTATCTGTTTCGCAGGAAGTAAAAAGAGCGGATGCTTTTGACAGAGTGTTTTTTGCATTAGACTTTTTTGATGCAAGCATAAACAGAATCACTGCTTGGGTGACAGGTGCAAGAGCTGCTTTAAAATCAATTCTGTACGCTTTGCTTGAACCCACACATCTTTTAAATGAAGCAGAAAATGAAGGAGATTTTGGTAAGCGGCTTGCACTTTTGGAAGAGTTCAAGACTTTGCCATTTGGTGCTGTGTGGAACAAGTTTTGCTATGAAAGTGGCGTTCCTGTTGGAAGCAGCTGGCTTGATAAAGTAAAGGAGTATGAGGATAAGGTTTTGAAAAGTAGGATATAA
- the tig gene encoding trigger factor encodes MIEVEVEAEKFEEGLQKSYLKNAKYFKIPGFRPGKAPRSLIERAYGEEVFYDDAIDYVLNETYPKVIEESKLEVVSRPEVDIIQVGKGKSFIYKAEVYVKPEFELGQYKGIEIKKIEYPVAEEEVEHELEHLREENARFVPVEREVMQGDIVTIDFEGFVDGEPIKGGAASDYELTIGSNTFIPGFEEHLIGMNKGDEKEIEITFPEDYREPSLAGKKATFKVKVKDIKVKELPELDDEFAKDVSEFETLEELKASIRNRIKEKNDQRAKDEMIDAILEKIAQNTSIDIPEPMIENQISYYVEDVARNLQYFGMTYERYLQAIGKTDAEFRSQFRERAEKAVRNNLILEKIAKVENIQATEEELQKELERLAKMYNLEVDKLKERLSEDDIEYIKEGIILNKAIDFIYENAKIISEEPQGENQEN; translated from the coding sequence ATAATTGAAGTTGAGGTTGAGGCTGAAAAGTTTGAAGAAGGTCTTCAAAAGTCTTATTTGAAAAACGCAAAATATTTCAAAATTCCAGGTTTCAGGCCTGGCAAGGCTCCAAGGTCTTTGATAGAGAGAGCTTACGGCGAAGAGGTATTTTATGATGATGCTATTGACTATGTTTTAAATGAGACATATCCAAAAGTAATTGAAGAGAGCAAACTTGAAGTTGTCTCAAGGCCAGAAGTGGATATTATTCAAGTTGGGAAAGGCAAGAGCTTCATATACAAAGCTGAAGTATATGTAAAACCTGAATTTGAGCTTGGCCAGTACAAAGGAATTGAAATCAAAAAGATTGAATATCCGGTTGCTGAGGAAGAGGTGGAACACGAGCTTGAACACTTGAGAGAGGAAAATGCAAGGTTTGTTCCTGTTGAAAGGGAAGTTATGCAAGGCGATATTGTCACGATAGACTTTGAAGGGTTTGTGGATGGAGAGCCGATTAAAGGTGGTGCTGCTTCAGACTATGAACTTACAATAGGTTCGAACACCTTTATACCAGGGTTTGAAGAGCATCTTATTGGTATGAACAAGGGTGATGAAAAAGAGATAGAGATAACCTTCCCTGAAGATTATCGAGAGCCTTCGCTTGCTGGCAAAAAGGCAACTTTCAAGGTAAAAGTGAAGGATATAAAGGTGAAAGAGCTTCCTGAGCTTGACGATGAGTTTGCAAAAGATGTCAGTGAATTTGAGACATTAGAAGAACTGAAGGCAAGCATCAGAAACAGAATTAAAGAGAAAAATGACCAAAGAGCAAAAGACGAAATGATTGACGCAATCTTAGAAAAGATTGCCCAGAATACTTCAATAGATATCCCTGAACCAATGATTGAAAATCAGATAAGTTATTATGTTGAAGATGTTGCAAGGAACCTACAGTACTTTGGCATGACATACGAAAGATACCTGCAAGCCATAGGAAAGACTGATGCTGAATTTAGAAGCCAGTTTAGAGAGAGAGCAGAGAAGGCTGTAAGAAATAACCTCATCTTGGAAAAGATTGCAAAGGTAGAGAATATCCAGGCAACAGAAGAGGAGCTTCAAAAAGAGCTTGAGAGACTTGCAAAGATGTACAACTTAGAAGTTGATAAGCTCAAAGAAAGACTTTCTGAAGATGATATTGAATATATAAAAGAGGGTATAATCCTAAATAAGGCTATAGATTTTATTTACGAAAATGCTAAAATTATAAGTGAAGAGCCCCAAGGAGAAAATCAGGAAAACTAA
- the clpP gene encoding ATP-dependent Clp endopeptidase proteolytic subunit ClpP encodes MSALVPIVIEQTNRGERAYDIYSRLLKDRIVILSGEITDDIASLIVAQLLFLEAEDPDKDIYLYINSPGGSVTAGFAIYDTMQYIKPDVSTICVGMAASMGAFLLAAGAKGKRFALPNSEIMIHQPLGGVRGQATDIKIHAEWILKIKNRINKILSERTGQPIEVIERDTDRDFFMTAEEALKYGIIDKVIERRP; translated from the coding sequence ATGTCTGCACTTGTTCCAATAGTAATTGAACAGACAAACCGTGGCGAGAGAGCATATGACATATATTCAAGGCTTTTAAAAGACAGGATAGTAATCCTCAGCGGTGAAATTACAGACGATATTGCCTCGCTTATAGTTGCCCAACTTCTTTTCTTAGAAGCTGAAGACCCTGACAAAGACATTTACCTTTATATAAACTCACCTGGAGGGTCTGTTACAGCCGGCTTTGCAATATATGACACAATGCAATATATAAAACCTGATGTTTCAACTATCTGTGTTGGGATGGCAGCATCAATGGGCGCATTCCTGCTTGCGGCAGGTGCAAAAGGCAAGAGGTTCGCCCTGCCAAACAGCGAAATAATGATACATCAGCCGCTTGGTGGTGTTCGCGGTCAGGCAACAGATATAAAAATCCATGCAGAGTGGATTTTGAAGATAAAAAACAGAATAAATAAAATCTTATCAGAGAGGACTGGTCAGCCAATTGAAGTTATTGAGCGCGACACAGACCGCGACTTTTTCATGACAGCAGAAGAGGCATTAAAATACGGTATCATTGACAAGGTGATTGAAAGGCGTCCATAA